A stretch of the Polynucleobacter tropicus genome encodes the following:
- a CDS encoding zinc-ribbon domain-containing protein: protein MPPKLKLDVVNARLNERGFALVGEYINANTHTLFRCSKGHEWSAQPRYIINSGFGCPHCAGNVKLTKSDIEKRLEGRGIRLLGDQLGLRNKVTFACDFGHEWRAEINTVLNHHSGCPHCAKNAKLDDAVINERLKPRGIQMISSYQGTKNKSTFRCKKGHEWEVGLASVLGGNGCPVCNIEKQRFTTEEFLQLARAAHGDKYDYTKTLYINGKEKVEIICRQHGSFWQLPLSHVRGRKNGCKQCVFDALRLTTEEFIEKSKLRHGDKYDYSRAQYITNHDKVELICKEHGSFWQMPMNHIKETGCPGCAVSGFDQTKPGTLYYLAVLTDNNETLYKIGITNLTVHQRFPRVDMERIRTLQTWYFERGEEAAKREESILREFADDQYLGPTVLVGAGNTELFVRDVLGLDDRVRLKYFEQWTQDSFDLSVEPNHNLGA, encoded by the coding sequence ATGCCACCGAAGCTGAAATTGGATGTAGTGAATGCACGTTTGAATGAACGTGGGTTTGCGCTCGTGGGTGAATATATAAACGCGAACACTCATACATTGTTCAGATGTTCTAAAGGCCATGAGTGGTCTGCTCAGCCTAGATACATTATTAATTCTGGTTTTGGATGTCCTCATTGCGCTGGAAATGTAAAACTAACTAAGTCAGATATTGAGAAGCGACTAGAGGGCCGAGGTATTCGACTGCTGGGTGATCAACTGGGCTTACGAAATAAAGTCACGTTTGCTTGTGATTTTGGTCATGAGTGGAGAGCTGAAATTAATACAGTTCTTAATCACCATTCAGGTTGTCCGCATTGTGCTAAGAATGCCAAATTAGATGACGCGGTTATCAATGAGCGCCTCAAACCAAGAGGTATTCAAATGATTAGCTCGTATCAAGGCACTAAAAATAAGTCCACCTTCAGATGTAAAAAAGGGCATGAGTGGGAGGTTGGATTAGCAAGCGTCTTGGGCGGTAATGGTTGCCCTGTATGCAATATTGAAAAGCAAAGATTTACGACAGAAGAGTTTTTGCAGCTTGCTAGAGCGGCACATGGTGACAAGTATGACTACACAAAGACTCTTTATATAAATGGTAAAGAAAAAGTCGAGATCATTTGTAGACAACATGGATCATTTTGGCAATTGCCACTAAGTCATGTTCGGGGGCGCAAAAATGGCTGTAAACAATGTGTATTTGATGCATTAAGACTAACAACAGAAGAGTTTATTGAAAAATCTAAATTACGGCATGGCGACAAGTATGACTATTCAAGAGCGCAATACATAACCAATCATGACAAGGTTGAGTTGATTTGTAAGGAGCATGGGTCATTTTGGCAAATGCCAATGAATCACATTAAAGAGACGGGCTGTCCAGGTTGCGCTGTATCTGGTTTTGATCAGACTAAGCCCGGCACGCTGTATTACCTGGCTGTGTTAACGGACAATAACGAAACGTTATATAAAATTGGGATTACCAATCTAACAGTTCATCAGCGCTTTCCTAGGGTTGATATGGAAAGAATTAGGACGCTTCAAACTTGGTATTTTGAACGTGGGGAAGAGGCAGCTAAACGCGAGGAGTCAATTCTCCGTGAATTTGCAGATGATCAATATTTAGGACCCACTGTTTTGGTGGGGGCGGGTAACACTGAGCTATTCGTGCGAGATGTACTAGGATTAGATGATAGGGTGAGGTTAAAGTATTTTGAGCAATGGACTCAGGATTCCTTTGACTTATCTGTTGAGCCTAATCACAATCTAGGTGCCTAG
- a CDS encoding aldehyde dehydrogenase (NADP(+)), with protein MTIAGNMIIGKELVQGSKKAIYGINPATGENLEPAFLGGGAQEVERACALAEQAFDAYRETDLESRAKFLEQIASNLAANGPAIVERAGLESGLPKARLEGELGRTMNQLKLFAEEVRAGRWLGVKVDTAMPERTPLPRSDLRLRHIPLGPVAVFGASNFPLAFSVAGGDTASALAAGCPVVVKGHSAHPGTSELVGKAIQEAVKTCNMPEGTFSLLFGSGADIGSALVADSRIKAVGFTGSRSGGVALMKIAAARPEPIPVYAEMSSINPVYLLPEALKNRADAIATGFVNSLLMGSGQFCTNPGLLIVKEAPELDAFIGKVAELVSTSTPSIMLTPGIHQAYESGVARLKANSNVQEIAQAKEASGPNQCRANLFVTNAKAFLQDHALRDEVFGSSSLIIKCKTDDEVLELTKSLEGQLTATVLMEPNDDKVFIKKLLSILERKVGRILFNGYPTGVEVCHAMVHGGPFPATSDSRTTSVGTEAIWRFLRPVCYQDVPVDLLPLALKDNGINIPKLINGK; from the coding sequence ATGACAATCGCAGGAAATATGATTATTGGAAAAGAGTTGGTACAAGGCTCTAAGAAAGCAATTTACGGAATTAATCCTGCGACTGGAGAAAATCTTGAACCCGCATTCTTGGGTGGAGGAGCACAAGAAGTTGAGCGCGCTTGCGCATTAGCCGAGCAAGCATTTGATGCTTACCGTGAAACCGATTTAGAGAGCCGCGCAAAATTCTTAGAGCAAATCGCTTCTAATTTAGCGGCTAATGGCCCAGCGATTGTTGAGCGTGCAGGTTTGGAGTCTGGCTTGCCAAAAGCACGTCTTGAAGGCGAATTGGGTCGCACCATGAATCAGCTCAAGCTTTTTGCGGAAGAGGTTCGAGCAGGGCGTTGGTTGGGTGTGAAAGTTGATACAGCTATGCCAGAGCGCACACCATTGCCAAGATCGGATTTGCGTTTACGTCATATTCCATTGGGCCCAGTTGCTGTATTTGGCGCAAGCAACTTTCCTTTAGCATTTTCTGTGGCGGGTGGAGATACTGCTTCGGCATTGGCTGCTGGTTGTCCAGTCGTTGTTAAAGGACATTCTGCTCATCCTGGTACATCTGAGTTGGTTGGAAAGGCCATTCAGGAAGCCGTGAAGACATGCAATATGCCAGAAGGAACTTTTTCATTACTGTTTGGTTCGGGTGCCGATATTGGATCTGCATTAGTCGCTGATTCCAGAATTAAGGCAGTTGGATTTACGGGCTCACGTTCAGGCGGTGTGGCGCTCATGAAAATTGCTGCAGCAAGACCTGAACCAATTCCTGTTTATGCGGAGATGAGCAGTATTAATCCGGTTTATTTACTACCAGAAGCATTGAAAAATCGTGCAGACGCGATTGCTACAGGTTTTGTGAACTCCTTATTAATGGGTTCGGGTCAGTTCTGCACCAATCCAGGCTTATTAATTGTGAAAGAGGCCCCAGAGCTCGATGCATTCATTGGCAAAGTAGCGGAGCTCGTATCGACCTCTACTCCAAGCATCATGCTTACCCCTGGAATCCACCAAGCTTATGAGTCTGGAGTGGCTAGGTTGAAGGCGAACAGCAATGTGCAAGAAATTGCTCAAGCTAAAGAAGCTAGTGGACCAAATCAATGTCGCGCAAACCTCTTTGTCACAAATGCCAAAGCCTTCCTACAAGATCATGCATTACGTGATGAAGTATTTGGCTCTAGCTCACTCATCATTAAATGCAAAACCGATGATGAAGTCCTTGAGCTTACTAAGAGCTTAGAAGGGCAGTTAACGGCGACAGTATTGATGGAGCCAAATGATGACAAGGTGTTCATTAAAAAACTTCTGAGTATCCTAGAGCGCAAAGTAGGTCGCATTCTCTTTAATGGTTATCCAACTGGTGTTGAGGTTTGCCATGCCATGGTGCACGGTGGCCCATTCCCAGCAACATCTGATAGTAGAACGACTTCGGTAGGTACGGAAGCCATTTGGCGTTTCTTGCGTCCGGTTTGTTATCAGGATGTCCCAGTCGATCTATTGCCGCTGGCGTTAAAAGACAATGGCATCAACATTCCCAAGCTCATCAATGGAAAGTAA
- a CDS encoding Bug family tripartite tricarboxylate transporter substrate binding protein: protein MRKFIPLFMVACIAISNASSWAQGAGEVFPNRPVTIVVPFPPGGGTDAGARLIAQKLSVKWGQSVVVENKAGASGMLGSEYVSRAKPDGYTLLIGNVGTLSINPSLYKKMPYDWEKAFSPISMIAELPYVLLVTPSFPANSTKELIAIAKAKPGKVSYASSGSGGGPHIAAEMFEKAAGIQLLHVPYKGGGPAAADVMAGHVDMYFATVLESIGSVKTGKLRGLAVSSLTKSPALPELPTIAEAALPGFDTSSWIGMVAPSGTSNAIADQISADLKTVINDPEVKKTLIQQGATPLAMTPAAFKARIESDRVRYAKVIKEANIQIE from the coding sequence ATGCGTAAATTTATTCCACTATTCATGGTGGCCTGTATCGCCATCAGTAATGCTTCGTCATGGGCACAAGGTGCTGGCGAGGTATTTCCGAATAGACCGGTCACCATCGTGGTGCCATTTCCTCCTGGGGGTGGAACAGATGCTGGCGCACGCTTAATTGCACAAAAGCTTTCAGTGAAATGGGGGCAATCTGTCGTTGTGGAAAATAAGGCAGGCGCCTCTGGCATGCTGGGCTCTGAGTATGTGAGTAGAGCAAAGCCAGACGGTTACACATTATTGATTGGTAATGTCGGCACTTTATCTATTAACCCATCGCTGTATAAAAAGATGCCATACGATTGGGAGAAAGCCTTTTCACCAATCAGCATGATCGCTGAATTGCCTTATGTCTTATTGGTAACCCCAAGTTTTCCGGCAAATAGCACAAAAGAATTAATTGCAATTGCCAAGGCAAAACCAGGAAAAGTGAGTTACGCAAGTTCTGGTAGTGGCGGTGGGCCACACATTGCAGCAGAGATGTTTGAAAAAGCTGCCGGTATTCAGTTATTGCACGTGCCATACAAAGGTGGTGGCCCAGCAGCGGCAGACGTGATGGCTGGTCATGTGGATATGTACTTTGCAACTGTACTTGAGTCGATTGGTTCGGTAAAGACAGGCAAGCTGCGAGGCTTGGCGGTCAGCTCGCTCACAAAATCGCCTGCATTGCCAGAGTTGCCAACTATTGCTGAAGCGGCTTTGCCAGGGTTTGATACCAGCTCATGGATTGGTATGGTGGCACCAAGCGGAACATCCAATGCGATTGCTGATCAAATTTCAGCCGATCTAAAAACTGTGATTAATGATCCAGAAGTAAAGAAAACCCTGATTCAGCAGGGCGCTACACCGTTGGCAATGACTCCAGCAGCATTTAAAGCGCGCATCGAGTCTGATCGTGTGCGATACGCCAAGGTGATTAAAGAAGCCAATATTCAAATTGAATAA
- the dnaX gene encoding DNA polymerase III subunit gamma/tau → MTALALARSWRPKTFSELIGQDHVVKALTHALDQGRLHHAWLFTGTRGVGKTTISRIMAKALNCTGADGSGKMTSEPCGKCPACMEIDAGRFVDYIEMDAASNRGVDDIASLLEKAAYAPSSGRYKVYMIDEVHMLTNHAFNAMLKTLEEPPEHVKFILATTDPQKIPVTILSRCLQFNLKQMPVPLIVEHLEKVLAAEKVDYEVNALRVLAKAAQGSMRDALSLTDQAIAYAAGKVTEESVRGMLGTLDDAYLIRILDCLIAKDGATLLAVANEMGERSMSFSLALQDLSSLLQKIAAAQVVPESVLDDWPEAPEIRRLAGQLTKEEAQLFYQITITSRPDLSLAPDEQTGFAMTLLRMLAFRPGSSAGSVSGSAPSAPPVNTARPVSTSPAAPANRSAPAAPAPSAPKASAQAPVAAPAPATQTTPANTGPVDRPDWHGLMRQLPVRGLVQQLAFQTELQDWNDSPNGIKAVVVTPMPQLASDSSIARLADALTAHFGKTVKVVIEKGEVEGKTVAKVDAQIHQEKRLNAEQMIAADPFIQQLEKEFGAKVVGGSVKPL, encoded by the coding sequence ATGACAGCACTGGCATTAGCCCGTTCGTGGCGCCCCAAAACATTCTCTGAACTCATTGGTCAAGACCATGTGGTTAAAGCTTTAACCCATGCATTGGATCAAGGTCGTTTGCATCATGCTTGGTTATTTACGGGTACCCGTGGAGTAGGCAAGACCACGATTTCTCGAATCATGGCAAAAGCACTCAATTGCACTGGTGCTGATGGTTCTGGAAAGATGACTTCAGAGCCTTGCGGAAAATGTCCAGCTTGCATGGAAATTGATGCCGGTCGTTTTGTTGACTATATCGAGATGGATGCGGCTAGTAATCGTGGTGTGGACGATATTGCTTCTTTATTAGAGAAGGCGGCATACGCGCCAAGCAGTGGTCGCTATAAGGTGTACATGATTGACGAGGTGCATATGCTCACCAATCATGCCTTTAATGCCATGCTCAAGACCTTAGAAGAGCCGCCAGAGCACGTCAAATTTATTCTGGCGACTACTGATCCGCAAAAAATACCAGTCACCATTTTGTCTCGCTGCTTGCAGTTCAACCTCAAGCAAATGCCAGTACCGCTCATCGTTGAGCATTTAGAAAAAGTACTTGCTGCAGAGAAAGTCGATTACGAAGTCAATGCCTTGCGTGTGTTGGCAAAAGCAGCCCAAGGTTCGATGCGTGATGCCCTCTCACTTACAGATCAAGCCATTGCCTATGCCGCTGGCAAAGTTACCGAAGAATCTGTGCGCGGGATGCTTGGCACACTAGATGATGCTTATCTCATTCGGATTTTGGATTGCTTAATTGCTAAAGATGGCGCAACCCTTTTAGCGGTTGCTAATGAAATGGGTGAGCGCAGTATGTCTTTTTCATTGGCATTGCAAGATTTATCGAGTTTGTTGCAAAAGATTGCAGCAGCACAAGTCGTGCCTGAGTCTGTATTAGACGATTGGCCAGAAGCACCAGAGATTCGTCGCTTAGCAGGACAACTGACTAAAGAAGAGGCGCAGCTCTTTTATCAAATTACCATTACTAGTCGCCCAGATTTATCACTCGCGCCGGATGAGCAAACTGGCTTTGCCATGACTTTGTTGCGCATGTTGGCGTTTCGTCCAGGCAGTAGTGCAGGAAGCGTAAGTGGATCTGCACCATCAGCGCCACCAGTAAACACAGCGCGTCCAGTATCAACATCGCCGGCAGCACCAGCAAACCGTTCCGCTCCTGCAGCGCCCGCACCTTCAGCACCCAAGGCTTCTGCTCAAGCGCCTGTCGCTGCTCCAGCACCAGCTACACAAACTACTCCTGCAAACACTGGCCCAGTAGATCGTCCTGATTGGCATGGCTTAATGCGCCAACTGCCTGTGCGCGGTTTAGTGCAACAGTTAGCATTTCAGACGGAGTTGCAAGATTGGAATGATTCACCTAATGGCATTAAGGCAGTCGTTGTCACGCCGATGCCACAACTAGCTTCGGATTCATCAATTGCGCGTTTGGCTGATGCACTGACTGCTCACTTTGGCAAGACTGTCAAAGTCGTCATTGAAAAAGGTGAAGTAGAGGGCAAGACCGTAGCGAAGGTAGATGCGCAGATACACCAAGAGAAAAGATTAAATGCAGAACAAATGATTGCTGCCGATCCATTTATTCAGCAGTTAGAAAAAGAGTTTGGTGCCAAAGTGGTTGGTGGCTCAGTAAAGCCGCTATGA
- a CDS encoding 2-hydroxyacid dehydrogenase — MTKLKVIQNSTLPEWLENQLKSRFDVFPLWSEKDPEVFLAKHGAEYEAVVSRAAVGVSEALIQKLPSLKVISSFGVGYDKVAIDAAKSRGIQVGYTPNVLNDCVADIAFGLLIDVARQISAADRYAREGQWLKGPYPMTTRVSGKKLGILGLGRIGQVIAKRASGFDMEIRYHNRKQNSEVPYQYEPSLIELAKWCDFLVVASAGGEETANLVSTEVFEVLGPKGYLINIARGTVVDELALAKALKEKRIAGAGLDVYKDEPNIPNQLLELDNVVLLPHVASATHETRQAMSELVFENLVSYTKTGKVKVGVPGTVK; from the coding sequence ATGACAAAGCTAAAAGTTATTCAAAACAGCACCTTGCCAGAGTGGTTAGAAAATCAGCTCAAGAGTCGCTTTGATGTATTTCCACTTTGGAGCGAAAAAGATCCAGAAGTATTCTTAGCTAAGCATGGTGCTGAGTATGAGGCTGTTGTCTCGCGGGCCGCGGTGGGCGTCAGTGAAGCGCTGATCCAAAAGCTTCCATCTTTGAAAGTGATTTCTAGCTTTGGGGTGGGCTATGACAAGGTAGCTATTGATGCAGCGAAGAGTCGTGGCATACAAGTGGGTTACACACCCAATGTATTAAATGACTGTGTAGCTGATATTGCCTTTGGCTTACTTATTGATGTAGCTAGACAAATCAGTGCTGCAGATCGCTATGCTAGAGAAGGGCAATGGCTAAAAGGGCCTTACCCAATGACCACTAGAGTAAGTGGTAAGAAGCTTGGCATATTAGGTCTAGGCCGAATTGGTCAAGTCATCGCTAAGCGTGCAAGCGGTTTTGATATGGAGATTCGGTATCACAATCGCAAACAAAATTCAGAAGTGCCATATCAATATGAGCCTTCATTAATTGAGCTAGCAAAGTGGTGCGATTTCTTGGTGGTGGCTAGCGCTGGTGGAGAGGAGACTGCAAATCTAGTATCCACTGAAGTATTCGAGGTATTGGGACCAAAGGGCTATCTCATTAATATCGCCCGTGGCACCGTGGTTGATGAACTTGCTTTGGCTAAAGCATTAAAAGAAAAGCGCATTGCTGGTGCAGGTTTGGATGTCTACAAAGATGAGCCCAATATTCCCAATCAATTACTTGAGCTAGATAACGTTGTTCTGTTGCCCCATGTGGCTAGTGCAACCCATGAAACACGCCAAGCCATGAGTGAGTTGGTTTTTGAGAACTTGGTTAGTTATACAAAGACTGGAAAAGTAAAAGTTGGCGTACCAGGTACTGTCAAATAG
- a CDS encoding Bug family tripartite tricarboxylate transporter substrate binding protein has translation MKFSKLLNAIFGLLICLISSVIWAQAYPNKVITIVVPFPPGGSTDGMARAIAPKMQEVLGQNVIVDNKPGATGTVGAGFVKRAPADGYTLLVTSLGPLVIAPHLLPSVPYNAATDFDYLTVGLQSPNVLVVPANSPYKTLADLIAAEKANPGKLSFGSSGSGSSDHLATEIFWQQTGTTGIHVPYKGGGPAITDAVGGQLDALFANVNSVIQFINAGKLRPLALAANKRSPVLPNVPTFSELGYKEVVAYGWQAVLAPKGLQPDVKAKIYKSVIFALNDPQTKKSFIDIGYEVVANTPEQFAQYQAQENAKWKKLIESRNITAN, from the coding sequence ATGAAATTTTCAAAATTACTTAACGCTATTTTTGGACTATTGATTTGTTTAATTAGTTCCGTTATTTGGGCGCAAGCATACCCAAATAAAGTCATCACTATTGTTGTTCCGTTTCCTCCTGGTGGCTCAACTGATGGAATGGCGAGAGCCATTGCCCCAAAGATGCAGGAAGTGCTTGGTCAAAATGTGATTGTTGATAACAAGCCTGGTGCAACAGGAACTGTAGGCGCAGGATTTGTCAAGCGTGCTCCAGCTGATGGATACACCTTGCTAGTGACATCACTTGGACCATTGGTAATTGCCCCGCACTTATTGCCTAGTGTTCCTTATAACGCTGCAACAGACTTTGACTATCTGACGGTGGGCTTGCAATCTCCTAATGTTTTAGTTGTTCCAGCAAACTCCCCATATAAAACATTGGCTGATTTAATTGCGGCAGAAAAAGCAAACCCAGGAAAGTTGTCATTCGGATCTTCTGGAAGCGGTTCATCTGATCATTTGGCAACTGAAATTTTCTGGCAACAAACAGGCACCACTGGAATTCACGTACCTTATAAAGGTGGTGGCCCAGCCATTACCGATGCTGTCGGTGGTCAATTAGATGCTTTATTTGCTAATGTGAACTCTGTTATTCAGTTTATTAATGCCGGCAAGTTGCGTCCGCTTGCATTGGCTGCAAACAAGCGTTCTCCTGTACTGCCAAATGTGCCAACATTTTCTGAGCTGGGTTACAAAGAGGTTGTGGCTTACGGATGGCAAGCTGTTCTTGCGCCAAAAGGCTTGCAACCGGATGTAAAAGCAAAAATTTATAAATCAGTCATTTTTGCCCTCAATGATCCGCAAACGAAAAAATCATTTATTGATATTGGTTATGAGGTCGTGGCGAATACTCCTGAGCAATTTGCGCAATATCAAGCACAAGAGAATGCTAAGTGGAAAAAGCTTATTGAATCTCGCAATATCACTGCTAATTAA
- the gudD gene encoding glucarate dehydratase, with amino-acid sequence MNSNTPKITEVTVIPVAGEDSMLMNLSGAHGPYFTRNIVILKDSSGNVGVGEVPGGEKIENTLKKSAEIVMGSSIGAYKSALNAVRDKFANLDAGGRGLQTFDLRTTVHVVTALEAAYLDLLGKHLGVPVAELLGEGKQRDSVEMLGYLFFIGDKSKTDLAYRSEKDSADAWFRARNETAMTPEGVVKLAEAAYEKYGFNDFKLKGGVLAGEAEVEAVTALAKRFPNARVTLDPNGGWLLKDAIRLMRDMHGVLAYAEDPCGAEGVFSGREVMAEFRRATGLPTATNMVATDWREMQHSIQLQSVDIPLADPHFWTMAGSVRVAQMCNEWGLTWGSHSNNHFDISLAMFTHVAAAAPGNITAIDTHWIWQDGQRLTKEPFQIKGGHVLVPKKPGLGVELDMQEVEKAHRLYKEKALGARDDGVAMQFLIPNWKFNNKMPCMVR; translated from the coding sequence ATGAATTCAAATACCCCAAAAATTACCGAGGTGACTGTTATCCCTGTGGCAGGGGAAGATAGCATGCTCATGAACCTCAGTGGTGCCCATGGCCCATATTTCACCCGCAACATTGTGATTCTGAAAGATAGCTCTGGCAATGTTGGCGTAGGTGAAGTTCCTGGCGGTGAAAAGATTGAGAACACCTTAAAAAAATCCGCAGAGATTGTTATGGGTTCATCTATTGGTGCATATAAATCTGCTCTCAATGCCGTAAGAGATAAATTTGCCAACTTAGATGCCGGCGGTCGTGGTTTACAAACCTTTGACTTGCGTACTACCGTGCACGTAGTCACTGCGCTAGAGGCTGCCTATCTAGATTTATTGGGTAAACATCTTGGAGTGCCAGTTGCTGAATTGCTTGGCGAAGGGAAGCAGCGTGATTCTGTGGAGATGCTCGGCTATCTTTTCTTTATTGGGGATAAATCTAAAACTGATTTGGCATATCGCTCGGAAAAGGATTCTGCGGATGCCTGGTTTAGAGCTCGTAACGAGACGGCAATGACGCCAGAAGGCGTTGTGAAGTTGGCTGAAGCTGCTTATGAAAAATACGGCTTTAATGACTTTAAGCTTAAGGGCGGTGTATTAGCAGGTGAGGCTGAAGTAGAGGCGGTAACTGCTTTAGCAAAGCGTTTTCCAAATGCACGAGTAACACTGGATCCTAATGGCGGTTGGTTGTTAAAAGACGCTATTCGCCTAATGCGTGATATGCATGGCGTACTAGCTTATGCAGAAGACCCTTGTGGTGCTGAAGGCGTGTTCTCTGGTCGCGAGGTTATGGCTGAGTTCCGCCGTGCGACTGGTTTGCCAACCGCAACCAATATGGTCGCAACAGATTGGCGTGAAATGCAGCACTCCATTCAATTGCAATCGGTGGATATTCCTTTGGCTGATCCGCACTTCTGGACAATGGCCGGTTCAGTGCGAGTGGCGCAAATGTGCAATGAATGGGGTTTAACTTGGGGCTCACACTCTAATAACCATTTTGATATTTCATTGGCGATGTTTACGCATGTAGCCGCAGCAGCTCCTGGAAATATCACGGCAATTGATACTCACTGGATTTGGCAAGATGGTCAGCGCCTGACTAAAGAGCCATTCCAAATCAAAGGTGGTCATGTGCTAGTTCCTAAAAAGCCAGGCTTAGGTGTAGAGCTTGATATGCAAGAGGTAGAAAAAGCGCATCGTCTCTACAAGGAAAAGGCTTTGGGCGCGCGTGATGATGGCGTTGCGATGCAGTTCCTCATTCCAAACTGGAAATTTAATAACAAAATGCCATGCATGGTGCGCTAA
- the kdgD gene encoding 5-dehydro-4-deoxyglucarate dehydratase — translation MNPQDLKKIVSDGLLSFPVTDFDQQGNFNAKGYAERLEWLAPYGASALFAAGGTGEFFSIDGQEYPEIIKTAVQTCKGKVPIIAGAGGSTRFAIQCAQEAERQGAHGILLLPHYLMEAGQEGLIAHVEQVCKSVKFGVIVYNRNVTKLTPESLAILADRCPNLIGFKDGVGNIEIMSSIYMKMGDRFSYLGGLPTAEVYAAAYKALGTPVYSSAVFNFIPKTAMDFYHAVKNDDLKTQHHLLREFFMPYLKIRNRDPGYAVSIIKAGAKIVGHDAGPVRAPLTDLKPTEYEELATLIKKLGPQ, via the coding sequence ATGAACCCGCAAGACCTTAAAAAGATTGTTTCAGACGGCTTACTTTCCTTTCCGGTAACGGATTTTGATCAACAAGGCAATTTCAATGCAAAAGGATATGCCGAGCGTTTGGAGTGGTTGGCCCCTTATGGTGCAAGCGCATTGTTCGCGGCAGGTGGTACTGGTGAGTTTTTCTCAATCGACGGTCAAGAGTATCCAGAGATCATCAAGACCGCAGTGCAAACTTGCAAAGGGAAGGTTCCTATTATTGCTGGGGCAGGCGGGTCTACTCGATTTGCTATTCAGTGCGCACAAGAAGCAGAGCGTCAAGGTGCCCACGGTATTTTGTTACTGCCGCACTATTTAATGGAAGCAGGCCAAGAGGGTTTGATTGCACACGTAGAGCAGGTGTGTAAGAGCGTGAAATTTGGCGTGATTGTGTACAACCGCAATGTCACTAAGCTCACTCCTGAGTCATTGGCCATTTTGGCGGATCGTTGCCCTAATTTGATTGGCTTTAAAGACGGCGTGGGCAATATCGAAATCATGTCTTCCATCTACATGAAGATGGGTGACCGTTTCTCATACCTAGGTGGCTTACCTACAGCCGAGGTATACGCTGCAGCCTATAAGGCATTGGGCACGCCAGTGTATTCATCTGCGGTATTTAACTTCATTCCAAAAACTGCCATGGATTTCTACCACGCTGTGAAGAATGATGATCTCAAAACTCAGCATCACTTACTGCGTGAATTCTTCATGCCATATTTGAAGATTCGTAACCGTGATCCAGGTTATGCGGTCAGCATCATTAAAGCAGGCGCGAAGATTGTTGGTCATGACGCAGGTCCAGTACGTGCGCCGCTAACAGATCTTAAGCCGACTGAGTATGAAGAGTTGGCAACATTGATTAAAAAATTAGGACCACAGTAA
- a CDS encoding Bug family tripartite tricarboxylate transporter substrate binding protein has protein sequence MKKLQSLFLLFICIVCGTALAQGNPSAASSYPNKPIKIIVPFPAGGTSDVLARLIGQKIGDAMGQMVVVDNKPGASGNLGAEMVARAAPDGYTLVLMDVGTLSISQTLYPNLPFNVTKDFAPITMVAYSPHLLVANNKMPFNTVPELIVYAKKNPGKLNFASAAGSGSANHLAGVVFAKQAGIEWAYIPYKGGAQAITDLGAGQVDLTFNGMTATYPHVKSGLIKLVAVSSAKRLEQFANTPTIAETLPGFLTGSWQGVLAPAGTPPAVVAKLNAEILKAMKLPEVKEALKTAGADAYPMSPAEFGKWLQQEVNAWGKVIKENNIKLD, from the coding sequence ATGAAAAAATTGCAATCCCTTTTCTTATTGTTTATTTGCATAGTTTGTGGAACCGCATTAGCGCAAGGCAATCCAAGTGCCGCAAGCTCCTATCCAAATAAGCCCATCAAAATCATTGTTCCGTTTCCGGCAGGAGGCACCTCTGATGTATTAGCTCGTTTAATCGGTCAAAAAATTGGCGATGCAATGGGTCAAATGGTAGTTGTGGATAACAAACCAGGCGCTAGCGGTAACTTAGGCGCTGAAATGGTGGCAAGGGCTGCACCCGATGGCTACACATTGGTATTGATGGATGTGGGTACTTTGTCTATTAGTCAAACGTTGTATCCAAACTTGCCATTTAATGTCACCAAGGATTTCGCTCCGATCACGATGGTGGCGTACTCGCCACATTTATTAGTGGCAAACAATAAGATGCCATTTAATACTGTTCCTGAGTTGATTGTCTATGCCAAGAAAAATCCCGGCAAACTCAATTTCGCATCAGCTGCTGGCAGTGGTAGCGCAAACCATTTGGCTGGGGTAGTGTTTGCCAAGCAGGCTGGCATTGAGTGGGCCTATATTCCATATAAAGGTGGTGCACAAGCTATTACTGACTTGGGCGCAGGGCAGGTTGATCTAACCTTTAATGGCATGACGGCTACTTACCCACATGTCAAAAGCGGTCTTATCAAGTTGGTTGCTGTCTCTAGCGCAAAACGTCTAGAGCAGTTTGCCAATACACCAACCATTGCTGAAACACTTCCTGGATTTTTGACTGGTAGCTGGCAAGGAGTGTTGGCGCCAGCTGGCACACCTCCTGCCGTTGTAGCCAAACTCAATGCCGAAATACTAAAGGCCATGAAATTGCCAGAGGTAAAAGAGGCATTAAAGACTGCGGGTGCTGATGCTTACCCAATGAGCCCGGCTGAATTTGGCAAGTGGCTACAGCAGGAAGTAAATGCCTGGGGCAAAGTTATTAAAGAAAACAACATTAAGTTGGACTAA